Proteins from one Shewanella pealeana ATCC 700345 genomic window:
- the petA gene encoding ubiquinol-cytochrome c reductase iron-sulfur subunit: MSNAPVDTGRRRFLTAATAVVGGAGAAAVAVPFIKSWNPSAKAKAAGAPVEVNISKVEPGQLIRVEWRGKPVWVVRRTQEILDGLPAIDAQLRDPDSVEPQQPAYAQNPGRSIKAEYFIAVGLCTHLGCSPTYLPDTFGEQVEGVASGFFCPCHGSKFDMAGRVFQGVPAPLNLVIPPHQYLDDSTVLIGVDKGAA, encoded by the coding sequence ATGAGCAATGCGCCAGTCGATACCGGACGTCGCAGATTTCTGACCGCAGCCACCGCCGTAGTTGGTGGTGCTGGTGCCGCTGCTGTAGCGGTTCCGTTTATAAAGTCATGGAATCCGAGTGCCAAAGCGAAAGCTGCAGGTGCGCCGGTTGAAGTAAACATAAGTAAAGTAGAGCCAGGTCAACTTATTCGAGTTGAATGGCGTGGTAAACCTGTATGGGTTGTTCGTCGCACGCAGGAGATCTTGGATGGTCTACCAGCAATTGATGCACAGCTTCGCGATCCTGATTCAGTTGAGCCGCAGCAACCTGCATATGCGCAGAACCCTGGGCGTTCAATTAAAGCTGAGTACTTCATTGCCGTTGGCTTATGTACTCACTTGGGTTGTTCTCCAACTTACTTACCAGACACATTTGGTGAACAAGTTGAAGGTGTTGCGTCAGGATTCTTCTGCCCATGTCACGGCTCAAAGTTTGATATGGCTGGTCGCGTATTCCAAGGTGTACCTGCGCCGTTAAACCTAGTCATCCCTCCACATCAATATCTTGATGATAGCACCGTGCTTATCGGTGTTGATAAAGGAGCTGCGTAA